One Streptomyces sp. R28 DNA window includes the following coding sequences:
- the infA gene encoding translation initiation factor IF-1 produces MAKKQGAIEIEGTVVESLPNAMFKVELQNGHQVLAHISGKMRMHYIRILPDDRVVVELSPYDLTRGRIVYRYK; encoded by the coding sequence GTGGCCAAGAAGCAAGGTGCCATCGAGATCGAGGGCACTGTCGTCGAGTCTCTGCCGAACGCCATGTTCAAGGTCGAGCTCCAGAACGGCCACCAGGTCCTGGCACACATCAGCGGCAAGATGCGTATGCACTACATCCGCATCCTCCCTGACGACCGGGTCGTGGTGGAGCTGTCTCCGTACGACCTGACGCGTGGCCGGATCGTCTACCGGTACAAGTAG
- the rpmJ gene encoding 50S ribosomal protein L36: MKVKPSVKKICDKCRVIRRHGRVMVICENPRHKQRQG; the protein is encoded by the coding sequence ATGAAGGTCAAGCCGAGCGTCAAGAAGATCTGCGACAAGTGCAGGGTGATCCGCCGTCACGGCCGGGTCATGGTCATCTGCGAGAACCCGCGCCACAAGCAGCGCCAGGGCTGA
- the rpsM gene encoding 30S ribosomal protein S13 — translation MARVSGVDIPRDKRVEVALTYVFGIGRTLSQETLAATGVNPNTRVRDLSEEQLVAIREYVDTNIKTEGDLRREIQADIRRKVEIGCYQGLRHRRGLPVRGQRTSTNARTRKGPRRAIAGKKKPGKK, via the coding sequence ATGGCACGCGTTTCCGGTGTTGACATCCCGCGCGACAAGCGCGTGGAGGTTGCCCTCACCTACGTGTTCGGCATCGGCCGGACCCTTTCGCAGGAGACGCTGGCAGCGACCGGCGTCAACCCGAACACCCGCGTTCGCGACCTCTCCGAGGAGCAGCTCGTCGCGATCCGCGAGTACGTGGACACCAACATCAAGACCGAGGGTGACCTCCGTCGCGAGATCCAGGCCGACATCCGCCGCAAGGTCGAGATCGGCTGCTACCAGGGTCTCCGTCACCGTCGCGGTCTGCCCGTCCGCGGTCAGCGCACCAGCACGAACGCTCGCACCCGCAAGGGCCCGCGTCGCGCCATCGCCGGCAAGAAGAAGCCGGGCAAGAAGTAG
- the rpsK gene encoding 30S ribosomal protein S11: MPPKGRQGAAKKVRRKEKKNVAHGHAHIKSTFNNTIVSITDPSGNVISWASAGHVGFKGSRKSTPFAAQMAAESAARRAQEHGMRKVDVFVKGPGSGRETAIRSLQATGLEVGSIQDVTPTPHNGCRPPKRRRV; the protein is encoded by the coding sequence ATGCCCCCCAAGGGTCGTCAGGGCGCTGCCAAGAAGGTGCGCCGCAAGGAAAAGAAGAACGTCGCTCACGGCCACGCGCACATCAAGAGCACGTTCAACAACACGATCGTCTCCATCACGGACCCGTCCGGCAACGTGATCTCCTGGGCCTCCGCCGGCCACGTCGGCTTCAAGGGCTCCCGGAAGTCCACGCCGTTCGCCGCGCAGATGGCCGCCGAGTCGGCTGCCCGCCGCGCCCAGGAGCACGGCATGCGCAAGGTCGACGTGTTCGTGAAGGGTCCGGGTTCGGGTCGTGAGACCGCGATCCGTTCGCTTCAGGCGACCGGTCTCGAGGTCGGCTCCATCCAGGACGTCACCCCGACCCCGCACAACGGCTGCCGTCCGCCGAAGCGTCGTCGCGTCTGA
- a CDS encoding DNA-directed RNA polymerase subunit alpha has protein sequence MLIAQRPSLTEEVVDEFRSRFVIEPLEPGFGYTLGNSLRRTLLSSIPGAAVTSIRIDGVLHEFTTVPGVKEDVTDLILNIKQLVVSSEHDEPVVMYLRKQGPGLVTAADIAPPAGVEVHNPDLVLATLNGKGKLEMELTVERGRGYVSAVQNKQVGQEIGRIPVDSIYSPVLKVTYKVEATRVEQRTDFDKLIVDVETKQAMRPRDAMASAGKTLVELFGLARELNIDAEGIDMGPSPTDAALAADLALPIEELELTVRSYNCLKREGIHSVGELVARSEADLLDIRNFGAKSIDEVKAKLAGMGLALKDSPPGFDPTPAADAFGADDDADAGFVETEQY, from the coding sequence ATGCTGATCGCTCAGCGCCCCTCGTTGACCGAAGAGGTCGTCGACGAGTTCCGCTCCCGGTTCGTGATCGAGCCGCTGGAGCCGGGCTTCGGCTACACCCTCGGCAACTCCCTGCGCCGGACCCTCCTGTCCTCGATCCCGGGTGCGGCGGTCACGTCCATCCGTATCGACGGCGTGCTGCACGAGTTCACCACCGTGCCGGGCGTCAAGGAGGACGTCACCGACCTGATCCTCAACATCAAGCAGCTGGTCGTCTCCTCGGAGCACGACGAGCCGGTCGTGATGTACCTGCGCAAGCAGGGCCCGGGTCTGGTCACCGCCGCCGACATCGCGCCCCCGGCCGGTGTCGAGGTGCACAACCCCGACCTGGTCCTCGCCACGCTCAACGGCAAGGGCAAGCTGGAGATGGAACTGACGGTCGAGCGTGGCCGTGGTTACGTCTCCGCCGTGCAGAACAAGCAGGTGGGCCAGGAGATCGGCCGTATCCCGGTCGACTCCATCTACAGCCCCGTGCTGAAGGTCACGTACAAGGTCGAGGCCACGCGTGTCGAGCAGCGCACCGACTTCGACAAGCTGATCGTCGACGTCGAGACCAAGCAGGCGATGCGTCCGCGTGACGCCATGGCCTCCGCCGGTAAGACGCTGGTCGAGCTGTTCGGTCTCGCCCGCGAGCTGAACATCGACGCCGAGGGCATCGACATGGGCCCGTCCCCCACGGACGCCGCCCTCGCCGCTGACCTGGCGCTGCCGATCGAGGAGCTGGAGCTCACCGTTCGGTCGTACAACTGCCTCAAGCGTGAGGGCATCCACTCCGTGGGTGAGCTCGTGGCTCGTTCTGAGGCCGACCTGCTCGACATCCGCAACTTCGGTGCGAAGTCGATCGACGAGGTCAAGGCGAAGCTGGCCGGCATGGGCCTAGCCCTGAAGGACAGCCCGCCCGGATTCGACCCGACTCCCGCCGCCGACGCCTTCGGCGCCGACGACGACGCGGACGCCGGGTTCGTGGAGACCGAGCAGTACTGA
- the rplQ gene encoding 50S ribosomal protein L17, with protein MPKPAKGARLGGSAAHEKLLLANLAKALFEHGRITTTEAKARRLRPYAERLVTKAKKGDLHNRRQVLQVITDKSVVHTLFTEIGPRYENRPGGYTRITKIGNRRGDNAPMAVIELVEALTVAQEATGEAEAATKRAAKDAEVAEVAEAKVDTAKADEAPAEESKDA; from the coding sequence ATGCCGAAGCCCGCCAAGGGTGCCCGTCTGGGCGGCAGTGCCGCGCACGAGAAGCTGCTTCTCGCGAACCTCGCGAAGGCGCTGTTCGAGCACGGCCGTATCACCACCACCGAGGCGAAGGCCCGCCGTCTGCGGCCGTACGCCGAGCGTCTGGTCACCAAGGCGAAGAAGGGCGACCTTCACAACCGCCGTCAGGTGCTCCAGGTCATCACGGACAAGAGCGTCGTCCACACGCTCTTCACCGAGATCGGCCCGCGGTACGAGAACCGTCCGGGTGGCTACACCCGTATCACCAAGATCGGTAACCGCCGTGGCGACAACGCGCCCATGGCTGTCATCGAGCTGGTCGAGGCGCTGACGGTTGCGCAGGAGGCCACGGGCGAGGCCGAGGCGGCCACCAAGCGCGCCGCCAAGGACGCCGAGGTTGCCGAGGTTGCTGAGGCCAAGGTCGACACGGCCAAGGCCGATGAGGCTCCGGCCGAGGAGTCCAAGGACGCCTAA
- the truA gene encoding tRNA pseudouridine(38-40) synthase TruA — MSDEVAAGYVRVRLDLSYDGAAFHGWAKQAGGKRTVQGEIEDALRTVTRSGGTTYELTVAGRTDAGVHARGQVAHVDLPESVWREHHEKLLKRLAGRLSKDVRVWALREAPSGFNARFSAVWRRYAYRVTDNPGGVDPLLRSHVLWHDWPLDVDAMNEAAQRLLGEHDFAAYCKKREGATTIRTLQELSLVRGEDGIITATVRADAFCHNMVRSLIGALLFVGDGHRPTDWPGKVLAAGVRDSAVHVVRPHGLTLEEVGYPADELLAARNKEARNRRSLPGTSGCETC, encoded by the coding sequence GTGAGTGATGAAGTGGCAGCAGGTTACGTCCGTGTCCGTCTTGATCTGTCCTACGACGGCGCCGCGTTTCACGGCTGGGCCAAGCAGGCCGGTGGGAAGCGGACCGTGCAGGGGGAGATCGAGGATGCGCTGCGGACCGTCACGCGGTCGGGGGGCACGACGTATGAGCTGACCGTGGCGGGGCGCACCGATGCCGGGGTGCATGCGCGGGGGCAGGTGGCGCATGTCGATCTGCCGGAGTCGGTGTGGCGCGAACACCACGAGAAGCTGCTCAAGCGGCTCGCCGGGCGGTTGTCCAAGGATGTGCGGGTGTGGGCGCTGCGGGAGGCGCCCAGTGGGTTCAACGCGCGGTTCTCCGCCGTCTGGCGACGGTACGCCTATCGCGTCACCGACAATCCCGGCGGTGTCGATCCGCTTCTGCGCAGTCACGTCCTCTGGCACGACTGGCCCCTCGACGTCGACGCCATGAACGAGGCGGCGCAGCGGCTGCTCGGTGAGCATGACTTCGCTGCCTACTGCAAGAAGCGGGAGGGGGCCACCACCATCCGTACGTTGCAGGAGCTGAGCCTGGTGCGGGGGGAGGACGGGATCATCACCGCGACGGTTCGGGCCGATGCCTTCTGCCACAACATGGTGCGGTCGCTCATCGGGGCGTTGCTGTTCGTCGGGGACGGGCATCGGCCCACCGACTGGCCCGGCAAGGTGCTCGCCGCCGGCGTACGGGACTCGGCGGTGCATGTCGTACGGCCCCATGGGCTGACCCTCGAAGAGGTCGGGTATCCCGCCGACGAGTTGCTCGCCGCGCGGAACAAGGAAGCGCGGAACCGGAGGTCCCTGCCCGGGACATCCGGATGCGAAACCTGTTAG
- a CDS encoding glycosyltransferase family 2 protein, translating to MMSQFKLAQSAPVLWIYTPLLVFTVVYYLVSLRVNGFTRDFDIAHHKRLVHNWRPEVYPTVDVFLPVCGEPIEVLHNTWRHVREMADRYPGVCVPFVLDDSASPELAAMARDFGFRYGTRENRGWFKKAGNLHFGFGQSDGQYILILDADFTPRADLLQELLPYMEADPRIGIVQSPQYFRVLDSQNWIERGAGAVQELFYRSVQVSRQGSDGAICVGSCAVYRRAALETNGGTTLIEHSEDVHTGFDLRGLGWDLRYVPVAVSTGVCPDTAGAFFNQQYRWCSGSMSLLGSRKFWQAKIRLSSRLCYMSGFFYYIHTALFTFAAPVIPIVLLLMMPEKLQVEHLLLVLPSIIYTTIVFPMWHKAPYRLEAWAARMMYGWAHVFAIWDILRKNRMGWQPTGSSGAKTNKTRRFWIGMWVWSGGTALIWVVGAVYRTFTMDAPDFALILSSGVFYALVVGRVLVQPREKAVAA from the coding sequence GTGATGAGTCAGTTCAAGCTGGCCCAGTCGGCGCCGGTGCTGTGGATCTACACGCCGCTGCTCGTCTTCACGGTCGTCTACTACCTGGTGTCGCTGCGGGTGAACGGGTTCACCCGGGACTTCGACATCGCGCACCACAAGCGGCTCGTGCACAACTGGCGGCCCGAGGTGTACCCGACGGTGGATGTGTTCCTGCCGGTGTGCGGTGAGCCCATAGAGGTGCTGCACAACACCTGGCGGCATGTGCGGGAGATGGCCGACCGGTATCCGGGTGTGTGCGTGCCTTTCGTGCTCGACGACAGTGCCAGTCCCGAACTGGCCGCCATGGCACGGGACTTCGGGTTCCGCTACGGCACCCGGGAGAACCGCGGCTGGTTCAAGAAGGCCGGCAACCTGCACTTCGGGTTCGGGCAGTCCGACGGTCAGTACATCCTGATCCTGGACGCCGACTTCACGCCGCGCGCAGACCTGCTCCAGGAGCTGCTGCCGTACATGGAGGCGGACCCGCGCATCGGGATCGTCCAGTCGCCGCAGTACTTCCGGGTGCTGGACTCGCAGAACTGGATCGAGCGCGGCGCGGGTGCGGTGCAGGAGCTGTTCTACCGGTCCGTGCAGGTGTCGAGGCAGGGCAGCGACGGTGCGATCTGCGTGGGCAGTTGCGCGGTGTACCGGCGCGCGGCCCTGGAGACCAACGGCGGTACGACGCTGATCGAGCACTCCGAGGACGTGCACACCGGGTTCGATCTGCGTGGCCTCGGCTGGGATCTGCGGTACGTGCCGGTCGCGGTGTCGACGGGGGTGTGCCCGGACACCGCGGGCGCCTTCTTCAACCAGCAGTACCGCTGGTGCTCCGGCTCGATGAGCCTGCTCGGCAGCCGGAAGTTCTGGCAGGCGAAGATCAGGCTCTCCAGCCGCCTGTGCTACATGTCCGGGTTCTTCTACTACATCCACACGGCGTTGTTCACCTTCGCCGCCCCGGTCATCCCGATCGTGCTGCTGCTGATGATGCCGGAGAAGCTCCAGGTCGAGCACCTGCTGCTGGTGCTGCCCAGCATCATCTACACCACGATCGTCTTCCCGATGTGGCACAAGGCGCCCTACCGGCTTGAGGCCTGGGCGGCCCGCATGATGTACGGCTGGGCGCACGTCTTCGCCATCTGGGACATCCTCCGCAAGAACCGCATGGGCTGGCAGCCCACCGGCTCCTCCGGCGCCAAGACGAACAAGACCCGGCGCTTCTGGATCGGCATGTGGGTCTGGAGCGGCGGCACCGCGCTGATCTGGGTCGTGGGAGCGGTCTACCGCACCTTCACCATGGACGCCCCGGACTTCGCGCTGATCCTGTCCTCCGGAGTCTTCTACGCCCTCGTCGTGGGCCGTGTTCTGGTCCAGCCCCGCGAGAAGGCGGTGGCTGCCTGA
- a CDS encoding glycoside hydrolase family 26 protein, which yields MRSFTRTRTRTRTRTRIRRIRTALAACLLAGALALTGCSVLGEEPDGSSRTGQQDKDGADAGAGPEADVPYDVVPLLKPGKKYFGAAVAGAPISMKGVDTYTKMVGKQPNLIEYYAAWGDGFDATGVRNAWRGGAMTLMSWEPFDTPIADIAAGRSDAYIKEYATAVRKLNLPVVISFADEFNGHWEKWGTKNVTPKDYVAAWRHIHETFIDVGASNVIWAWSPNIVNPVRSVQLKPYYPGDAYVDWVGLIGYWTIGEDSAFDSVFGATRDQVRTFTKKPMILLETAAMAGERRRADIRNLFAGVAADDDMLGFVWFNHKKRADWRLEASPLALKEFKRLAADDSFGFDVRNP from the coding sequence ATGCGGTCGTTCACCCGTACCCGTACCCGTACCCGTACCCGTACCCGTATCCGTCGTATCCGTACGGCTTTGGCGGCCTGCCTGCTCGCCGGCGCGCTCGCCCTCACCGGTTGCTCGGTCCTCGGCGAGGAGCCGGACGGTTCCTCGCGGACCGGGCAGCAGGACAAGGACGGCGCCGATGCCGGGGCCGGCCCCGAGGCCGACGTGCCCTACGACGTCGTACCGCTCCTGAAGCCGGGCAAGAAGTACTTCGGTGCCGCCGTCGCCGGCGCGCCGATCTCCATGAAGGGCGTCGACACGTACACGAAGATGGTCGGCAAGCAGCCGAACCTCATCGAGTACTACGCCGCCTGGGGCGACGGCTTCGACGCCACCGGTGTGCGCAACGCCTGGCGTGGGGGCGCCATGACGCTGATGTCGTGGGAGCCCTTCGACACGCCGATCGCGGACATCGCGGCGGGCAGGTCGGACGCGTACATCAAGGAGTACGCGACGGCCGTCCGCAAGCTGAACCTGCCCGTCGTGATCTCCTTCGCCGACGAGTTCAACGGCCACTGGGAGAAGTGGGGCACGAAGAACGTGACCCCCAAGGACTACGTGGCCGCCTGGCGGCACATCCACGAGACCTTCATCGACGTCGGCGCCTCGAACGTCATCTGGGCCTGGTCGCCCAACATCGTCAACCCGGTCAGGAGCGTGCAGCTCAAGCCGTACTACCCGGGCGACGCCTACGTCGACTGGGTCGGGCTGATCGGCTACTGGACGATCGGGGAGGACAGCGCCTTCGACAGCGTCTTCGGGGCGACCCGGGACCAGGTCCGCACCTTCACGAAGAAGCCGATGATCCTGCTGGAGACCGCCGCGATGGCGGGTGAGCGGCGGCGTGCCGACATCCGCAATCTGTTCGCGGGCGTCGCGGCGGACGACGACATGCTCGGCTTCGTCTGGTTCAACCACAAAAAGCGTGCCGACTGGCGACTGGAGGCGAGCCCGCTGGCGCTGAAGGAGTTCAAGCGCCTGGCCGCCGACGACAGCTTCGGCTTCGACGTACGGAATCCGTGA
- a CDS encoding glycosyltransferase family 39 protein: protein MNSGHDHYTPQPYDPYAEDDFTWSNSNGQVPQGQQGQQAYGYHDQRPLYQQQHEQYADAVPQQPRGQHEDQPTYALRTVQYQQAPDDEPEYHIPETPEAGWEMAASRRRAWVSRAVLLCILAIQAALSLRLSNTAFQDEALYLAAGHAQLDHMLNGTELPRDYAAYFSGSPQLYPVLAAIVDAKFGLAGARTLSLFFMLCTTGLLYSFSRRLFNERAALAAAALFAVLQSTVVMGYFATYDAAAVFLLALATWIVVRTDRAPVIAVLLAAPVGVLAVGVKYASALYLPTIVVLALLTGWPHKGGKAFVRMVLLALGIGGLLAAGVYTTDLMSGVRQTTTDRPHGTDSVEFLLEQTGKWGGLMFLAAVGGALSYVRRSRMNESPLALRLGSPGWRWRALLGLVLCGTAVLAPAYQIHLGTVVSLFKHVGFGLLFAAPMAGVGVTRLVGAHFRYPQLGIMLWTAVLCLGIQQADWRFDIWPNSTKMINAIESHVDSEGEYLASTPEVPVYYLYDRSSHRQWHSLFGMEYKDAKGRYYGGDEAYKAAVKAGKFDLIVLDGLTNPRVDDIVAAATKGNSHYRLLAEIPFRNANGTSEYRIWVKTS, encoded by the coding sequence ATGAACTCCGGCCACGATCACTACACGCCTCAGCCCTACGATCCGTATGCCGAGGACGACTTCACCTGGTCCAACTCCAACGGCCAGGTACCACAGGGGCAGCAGGGGCAGCAGGCGTACGGGTACCACGACCAGCGTCCTCTCTACCAGCAGCAGCACGAGCAGTACGCCGACGCCGTTCCGCAACAGCCGCGCGGGCAGCACGAGGACCAGCCGACGTACGCGCTGCGCACGGTCCAGTACCAGCAGGCGCCGGACGACGAGCCCGAGTACCACATCCCCGAGACGCCCGAAGCCGGCTGGGAGATGGCGGCGAGCAGGCGGCGGGCCTGGGTGAGCCGGGCCGTGCTGCTGTGCATCCTGGCCATCCAGGCGGCGCTGTCGCTGCGTCTGTCGAACACCGCGTTCCAGGACGAGGCGCTGTACCTGGCGGCCGGCCATGCCCAGCTGGACCACATGCTCAACGGCACCGAGCTGCCTCGCGACTACGCCGCGTACTTCTCCGGCTCACCGCAGCTCTACCCGGTGCTCGCCGCGATCGTGGACGCGAAGTTCGGGCTCGCCGGGGCGCGCACCCTGAGCCTGTTCTTCATGCTCTGCACCACGGGGCTGCTGTACTCGTTCAGCCGGCGCCTGTTCAACGAGCGGGCCGCGCTGGCCGCCGCCGCGCTGTTCGCGGTGCTCCAGTCGACCGTCGTCATGGGCTACTTCGCCACCTATGACGCGGCCGCCGTGTTCCTGCTGGCCCTGGCCACCTGGATCGTCGTACGCACCGACCGGGCGCCCGTGATCGCCGTGCTGCTGGCCGCGCCCGTCGGCGTGCTGGCGGTCGGGGTGAAGTACGCGTCCGCGCTGTACCTGCCGACCATCGTCGTGCTCGCCCTGCTCACCGGGTGGCCGCACAAGGGCGGCAAGGCCTTCGTGCGGATGGTGTTGCTCGCCCTCGGCATCGGCGGTCTGCTGGCGGCGGGGGTCTACACCACCGATCTCATGTCCGGTGTGCGGCAGACCACCACCGACCGCCCCCATGGCACCGACTCCGTCGAGTTCCTGTTGGAGCAGACCGGCAAGTGGGGCGGGCTGATGTTCCTCGCCGCCGTCGGCGGTGCCCTCTCGTACGTGCGGCGCAGCCGTATGAACGAGTCGCCGCTGGCCCTGCGGCTCGGCAGCCCCGGCTGGCGGTGGCGGGCCCTGCTCGGGCTGGTGCTGTGCGGCACGGCCGTGCTGGCACCGGCGTACCAGATCCATCTGGGGACCGTGGTCTCGCTGTTCAAGCACGTCGGCTTCGGTCTGCTCTTCGCCGCGCCGATGGCCGGTGTGGGAGTGACCCGCCTGGTGGGTGCGCACTTCCGCTATCCCCAGCTCGGCATCATGCTCTGGACCGCCGTGCTGTGCCTGGGCATTCAGCAGGCGGACTGGCGCTTCGACATCTGGCCGAACTCCACGAAGATGATCAACGCCATCGAGTCCCATGTGGACTCCGAGGGCGAGTACCTCGCCTCGACGCCCGAGGTGCCCGTCTACTACCTGTACGACAGGTCCAGCCACCGTCAGTGGCACAGCCTCTTCGGCATGGAGTACAAGGACGCGAAGGGCAGGTACTACGGCGGCGACGAGGCCTACAAGGCGGCGGTGAAGGCCGGCAAGTTCGACCTGATCGTCCTCGACGGGCTCACCAACCCGAGGGTGGACGACATCGTCGCCGCCGCGACCAAGGGCAACTCGCACTACCGGCTGCTGGCCGAGATCCCGTTCCGCAACGCGAACGGCACGAGCGAGTACCGCATCTGGGTCAAGACTTCCTGA
- a CDS encoding polyprenol monophosphomannose synthase: MTGRDNHDRHPGVPVTVVMPTYNEAANLPRMAELVLGLPVDGLHLKVVDDSSPDGTGRIAEELAEKYNEDGRRRMSVLHRTEKDGLGRAYVAGMSAALEEGAAYVVQMDADGSHPAEAVPRMLETAVASGVGLVVGSRYVEGGSLDEDWGMHRVLLSRFANRYARAVLGTKIRDITAGFNLWSATTLRDIDLATLDSAGYSFQVELKYKAVRAGHSAVEIPIRFEERTEGVSKMTLKAQLESAVVPIRLRLKHR, encoded by the coding sequence ATGACGGGACGTGACAACCACGACAGACACCCGGGCGTACCGGTCACCGTGGTCATGCCGACGTACAACGAGGCCGCCAATCTGCCGCGGATGGCCGAGCTGGTGCTCGGGCTGCCGGTCGACGGGCTGCACCTGAAGGTCGTCGACGACTCCAGCCCGGACGGCACCGGGCGGATCGCCGAGGAGCTGGCCGAGAAGTACAACGAGGACGGCCGGCGCCGGATGAGCGTGCTGCACCGCACCGAGAAGGACGGTCTGGGGCGGGCGTACGTCGCGGGCATGAGCGCCGCGCTGGAGGAGGGCGCGGCGTACGTCGTCCAGATGGACGCCGACGGCAGCCACCCGGCGGAGGCGGTGCCGCGGATGCTGGAGACGGCCGTGGCCTCGGGGGTGGGGCTGGTCGTCGGCAGCCGGTATGTCGAGGGCGGCTCGCTCGACGAGGACTGGGGCATGCACCGCGTCCTGCTGTCCCGGTTCGCCAACCGCTACGCCCGTGCCGTGCTCGGCACGAAGATCCGGGACATCACGGCCGGCTTCAACCTCTGGTCGGCAACGACCCTGCGGGACATCGACCTGGCCACCCTGGACAGCGCGGGCTACAGCTTCCAGGTCGAGCTGAAGTACAAGGCCGTACGGGCCGGACACAGCGCCGTGGAGATCCCGATCCGCTTCGAGGAGCGCACGGAGGGTGTGTCGAAGATGACACTGAAGGCGCAGCTGGAGTCGGCGGTCGTACCGATCCGGCTGCGCCTGAAGCACAGGTGA
- a CDS encoding glycosyltransferase 87 family protein encodes MRRATWHLWVVLGVVLGALVVRTARVTSDGGMDNAIVVRAARVWLAGGSPYDDPHFLYLPSAVLAAAPQAVIGRSALSVLVPVVVTGCLVGGWGCALRLHGVGLRSRFAVLGLIGLAVGFAPFAHLVLLGNWTATAVLALPLGLLLAGRGRWVAAGAVIGAAVALKPLLAPVGLLFVFAGRWRGLMVMVGVPVTASVGAALLLPDPVGFLTRTLPFLLRGDDGFVRLYEASLVAVLPRVGVPGAVAGGIALGAAGAGVWCAYRRWRRGCEEIRQSRPSGPSRLSSPLCLAETAAMLMLSAFLVSRPSYDHYLLVVVPVLLAGLSCEGAVARGVWFWLALVPQLPGVTWPYLEAVQRRAFRDAVTLCGLAVTVGVRCFGSGRVFSPPPPLPVPSSRGAAPAERRAPGASEVPGVGE; translated from the coding sequence GTGCGGCGGGCGACCTGGCATCTGTGGGTGGTGCTCGGGGTCGTACTGGGCGCTCTTGTGGTGCGTACGGCGCGTGTGACCTCGGACGGAGGGATGGACAACGCCATCGTCGTGCGGGCGGCGCGGGTCTGGCTGGCCGGGGGCTCGCCGTATGACGACCCCCACTTCCTCTATTTGCCGAGCGCGGTGCTGGCGGCGGCTCCTCAGGCGGTGATCGGGCGGAGTGCGCTGTCCGTGTTGGTGCCGGTGGTGGTGACCGGGTGTCTGGTGGGTGGGTGGGGCTGCGCGCTGCGCCTGCACGGCGTCGGCCTGCGCAGCCGCTTCGCCGTCCTCGGTCTGATCGGCCTCGCGGTCGGGTTCGCGCCGTTCGCGCACCTTGTTCTGCTGGGGAACTGGACGGCGACGGCGGTGCTCGCCCTGCCGCTGGGGTTGTTGCTGGCGGGGCGGGGGCGGTGGGTGGCGGCGGGGGCGGTGATCGGTGCGGCCGTCGCGCTGAAGCCGTTGCTGGCTCCGGTCGGGTTGTTGTTCGTGTTCGCGGGGCGGTGGCGGGGGCTGATGGTGATGGTCGGGGTCCCGGTGACGGCGTCCGTGGGGGCGGCGCTGCTGCTGCCGGATCCTGTGGGGTTCCTCACTCGCACGCTGCCGTTTCTGTTGCGTGGCGACGACGGCTTCGTACGGCTGTATGAGGCGTCGCTGGTTGCGGTGCTGCCGAGGGTGGGGGTGCCGGGGGCGGTGGCCGGGGGGATCGCGTTGGGGGCGGCGGGTGCGGGGGTCTGGTGTGCGTATCGGCGGTGGCGTCGTGGGTGTGAGGAGATCCGTCAGAGCCGACCGAGCGGTCCGAGCCGGCTGAGCAGTCCGCTGTGTCTCGCGGAGACCGCGGCGATGTTGATGCTCTCGGCGTTTCTGGTCTCCAGGCCGTCGTACGACCACTATCTGCTCGTCGTGGTGCCGGTGCTGCTTGCGGGGCTGTCGTGTGAGGGCGCGGTTGCCCGGGGGGTCTGGTTCTGGCTGGCACTGGTGCCGCAGCTTCCCGGGGTGACCTGGCCATATCTGGAGGCGGTTCAGCGGCGGGCTTTCCGGGACGCGGTGACGTTGTGCGGGTTGGCGGTGACGGTGGGGGTGCGCTGTTTCGGGTCCGGCCGGGTTTTCTCGCCCCCGCCGCCCCTGCCCGTCCCGTCCTCCAGGGGCGCCGCCCCGGCCGAGAGGCGGGCACCGGGGGCATCGGAGGTGCCCGGGGTGGGGGAGTGA
- the rplM gene encoding 50S ribosomal protein L13 → MRTYSPKPGDVTRQWHVIDAQDIVLGRLASTAASILRGKHKPIYAPHVDTGDFVIIINADKVHLSGNKRTQKMAYRHSGYPGGLRSVRYDELLDKNPEKAIEKAVKGMLPKNTLGRQMLSKLKVYKGDQHPHGAQQPQPYEITQVAQ, encoded by the coding sequence GTGCGTACGTACAGCCCCAAGCCCGGCGATGTGACGCGCCAGTGGCACGTCATTGACGCTCAGGACATTGTCCTGGGTCGTCTCGCCAGCACCGCCGCCTCCATCCTGCGGGGCAAGCACAAGCCGATCTACGCGCCCCACGTCGACACCGGTGACTTCGTCATCATCATCAACGCCGACAAGGTGCACCTGTCCGGCAACAAGCGGACCCAGAAGATGGCGTACCGCCACTCCGGCTACCCGGGTGGTCTGCGCTCCGTCCGCTACGACGAGCTCCTCGACAAGAACCCCGAGAAGGCCATCGAGAAGGCCGTCAAGGGCATGCTCCCCAAGAACACGCTGGGCCGTCAGATGCTCTCGAAGCTGAAGGTCTACAAGGGTGACCAGCACCCGCACGGCGCGCAGCAGCCGCAGCCGTACGAGATCACCCAGGTCGCGCAGTAA